One Insulibacter thermoxylanivorax genomic region harbors:
- a CDS encoding MFS transporter: MKAKTPQFWAILLFSIGVFMAQLDNGIISSALTTINRSYGVSANWGAWGITIYTLGLAISLPIIGKLSDRYGRKRLFLIEITLFGLGSLLVALSPSFGFYLFSRFLQALGGGGIFIIGSSHILSTVEPSKQAKYLGLLGAMNGVAAVLGPNVGSFLLDLTGNWHVLFLINVPIAVVLIILGVMKLQESADPSPGRLDLSGTILLSVAILALMLGLTNIDVDIMQSLGRVDVWGYLLAGIFLIVVLLVYENQLERKAGGDPILPIRLIKQPRYLMVLLIGMLSGGLLAAMIYIPAFTEQVLDIAAENSGYWMTPLALAAGVGAGMGGVLVGKKGPIFAVVAAGLISALGFGLFPLWLETRWEFIAASIIAGVGMGIILGAPLNILATEGMTKDKGSALASLSLLRQIGMTLAPTIYAGFLARAFNRMGTLYREEFPDILRENLAGVELSAEARMELGQIGARMAEGAAGMSEAEMTEMMNAIQDPTLREVITSSAAEVTKIASRNGFDGMYLTAAVLGLAIVTGAVILIPLRRRYNERLAAAEAAEAAKTAEAPV, from the coding sequence ATGAAAGCTAAAACGCCCCAATTCTGGGCGATCCTATTGTTCTCAATCGGCGTCTTCATGGCACAGCTGGATAACGGGATCATCAGTTCCGCGCTGACGACGATCAACCGTTCCTACGGCGTATCGGCAAACTGGGGAGCCTGGGGGATCACGATCTACACCTTGGGCTTGGCCATCAGCCTGCCGATCATCGGGAAGCTGTCGGACCGCTACGGCCGCAAGAGGTTGTTCCTTATCGAGATCACCCTGTTCGGGCTTGGTTCCTTGCTTGTAGCACTAAGTCCCAGCTTCGGTTTCTATCTGTTCTCGCGCTTCTTGCAGGCCCTCGGCGGCGGCGGGATCTTCATCATCGGCAGTTCCCATATCTTGAGCACGGTTGAACCCAGCAAGCAAGCCAAATACTTGGGTCTGTTGGGAGCGATGAACGGAGTGGCTGCAGTCTTGGGCCCCAACGTCGGCAGCTTCCTGCTGGACTTGACAGGCAACTGGCATGTGCTGTTCCTGATCAACGTGCCGATCGCCGTCGTGTTGATCATATTAGGCGTGATGAAATTACAGGAATCGGCGGATCCGTCGCCGGGTAGGCTGGATCTCAGCGGTACGATCCTTCTGTCCGTCGCGATCCTGGCTTTGATGCTGGGCCTGACGAACATCGATGTGGATATTATGCAAAGTCTCGGCCGTGTTGATGTTTGGGGCTATTTGCTCGCTGGCATCTTCTTGATCGTCGTGCTTCTGGTATACGAGAACCAGCTTGAACGGAAAGCGGGCGGCGATCCGATCCTGCCGATTCGTCTGATCAAGCAGCCGCGCTATCTGATGGTGCTGTTGATCGGCATGCTGTCAGGAGGTTTGCTCGCCGCGATGATCTATATTCCCGCCTTCACCGAACAAGTACTGGACATCGCGGCGGAGAATTCGGGCTATTGGATGACGCCGTTGGCGCTGGCTGCCGGTGTCGGCGCAGGAATGGGCGGCGTGTTGGTCGGCAAGAAGGGGCCGATCTTCGCCGTTGTAGCGGCCGGTTTGATCTCAGCCCTGGGCTTCGGTCTCTTCCCGCTGTGGCTCGAGACCCGCTGGGAATTCATCGCCGCGAGCATCATCGCCGGTGTCGGCATGGGGATCATCTTGGGAGCGCCGCTGAACATCCTGGCTACGGAAGGGATGACCAAGGATAAGGGTTCTGCCCTGGCTTCCTTGTCGCTGCTGCGTCAGATCGGGATGACGCTGGCACCGACGATCTATGCAGGATTCTTAGCGCGAGCATTCAATCGAATGGGCACCCTGTACCGCGAGGAGTTTCCGGATATCCTGCGGGAGAATCTTGCAGGCGTGGAATTGTCTGCGGAGGCCCGGATGGAACTCGGACAGATCGGTGCACGCATGGCAGAAGGTGCAGCGGGGATGTCAGAAGCGGAGATGACCGAGATGATGAATGCGATCCAAGACCCGACGCTGCGCGAGGTCATCACCAGCAGCGCGGCGGAGGTGACGAAGATCGCTTCCCGCAACGGGTTCGACGGGATGTACCTCACCGCTGCGGTGCTGGGCCTTGCAATCGTGACCGGTGCCGTCATCCTCATCCCGCTGCGCAGAAGGTACAATGAACGGCTGGCAGCGGCTGAGGCTGCTGAGGCAGCTAAGACGGCTGAGGCGCCGGTGTGA
- the speE gene encoding polyamine aminopropyltransferase, translating into MTRLPQFIENVQGKLWLTEDEDHNLEIRYHIKEVLFEEQSKYQHVMVLDSYTFGPMLVLDGIVQTTSRDGFIYNEMISHVPLAYHPNPRNVLIIGGGDLGAAREAAKHEKVERVDLIEIDETVVRASQLHMPEVSGGTEISPKIRIHYRDGVEYVKNLKAEYDVIIVDSSDPIGPAVELFSEAFYQNVHRALKDDGIMTCQSESPIFYQDIMAKSYNRIAGIFPHTKMYTAVVPTYPGGFWTFTLGAKQALPDPEQVRFDIDARYANEEVIRGCFSLPTFIKKQLEK; encoded by the coding sequence ATGACACGGTTGCCACAGTTCATCGAAAATGTACAAGGGAAACTTTGGTTGACCGAAGATGAAGACCATAACCTGGAGATCAGATACCACATCAAAGAAGTCTTGTTCGAGGAACAGAGCAAATACCAGCATGTCATGGTCTTGGACTCCTACACCTTCGGACCGATGCTCGTGCTTGATGGGATCGTGCAGACAACGTCCAGGGACGGATTCATCTACAATGAGATGATCTCCCATGTTCCCTTGGCCTATCATCCGAACCCGCGAAATGTTCTGATTATCGGCGGGGGCGATCTCGGAGCGGCACGGGAAGCAGCCAAGCATGAGAAAGTCGAACGCGTGGATCTCATCGAGATCGATGAGACGGTCGTTCGCGCCAGCCAGCTGCATATGCCCGAAGTGTCCGGCGGAACCGAGATCAGTCCAAAGATTCGCATCCACTACCGCGACGGCGTCGAATACGTCAAGAACCTCAAAGCGGAATACGATGTGATCATCGTCGACTCTTCCGACCCGATCGGCCCGGCGGTCGAATTGTTCTCTGAGGCGTTCTATCAGAACGTTCACCGCGCTCTGAAAGACGACGGGATCATGACATGCCAAAGCGAATCCCCGATCTTCTATCAGGACATCATGGCCAAGTCCTACAATCGGATCGCGGGCATATTCCCTCATACGAAGATGTATACTGCGGTTGTTCCGACTTATCCGGGCGGCTTCTGGACCTTCACGCTTGGTGCGAAGCAAGCCCTGCCGGATCCGGAACAGGTCCGTTTCGATATAGATGCACGTTATGCCAATGAAGAGGTTATCCGCGGCTGTTTTTCCTTGCCGACTTTCATCAAGAAGCAGCTGGAGAAGTAA
- a CDS encoding radical SAM/SPASM domain-containing protein — translation MRKFKRVYVEITSVCNLACSFCPPTERRASFIEPEEFARRLDEIKPYTDYIYLHVKGEPLLHPRIGELLDISHAKGFQVNITTNGTLLAKKQDQLLGKPALRQVNISLHSFDGNEGMKDRAGYLRAVIAFAHEAAAQGVIISLRLWNLSWDNMTNAQKQRNRETLAMIEREFHLDYTIEEKVEPGGGIQIAERIYLNQDAEFEWPSLTAPRDDGKGFCHGLRTHAAILENGTVVPCCLDGEGVIDLGNIQHASFAEIIDGERARRIVEGFSRREAVEELCRRCGYRKRFG, via the coding sequence ATCCGAAAGTTCAAAAGAGTGTATGTCGAGATCACCAGCGTATGTAATCTGGCTTGTTCTTTCTGTCCGCCGACAGAGCGCCGAGCGAGTTTCATCGAGCCGGAGGAATTCGCGAGAAGGCTGGACGAGATCAAACCTTATACGGACTATATCTATCTCCATGTGAAGGGCGAGCCGCTGCTTCATCCGCGCATCGGAGAACTGCTTGACATCAGCCATGCCAAAGGCTTTCAGGTGAATATTACGACGAATGGCACGCTGCTTGCCAAGAAGCAGGATCAGCTGCTGGGGAAGCCGGCGCTCAGGCAGGTCAATATCTCTTTGCACAGCTTCGACGGCAATGAGGGCATGAAGGATCGCGCCGGATACTTACGGGCTGTCATTGCTTTCGCGCATGAAGCAGCGGCGCAGGGCGTGATCATCTCGCTCCGTCTGTGGAACCTCAGCTGGGACAATATGACCAATGCCCAGAAGCAACGCAACCGTGAGACCTTGGCGATGATCGAGCGGGAGTTCCATCTGGACTATACGATCGAAGAGAAGGTCGAGCCCGGCGGCGGCATCCAGATCGCGGAACGCATCTATCTGAATCAGGATGCGGAGTTTGAGTGGCCGAGTTTGACGGCGCCCAGGGATGACGGCAAGGGATTCTGTCATGGTCTAAGAACCCATGCGGCGATTCTCGAGAACGGGACTGTCGTGCCGTGCTGCTTGGATGGGGAAGGGGTGATCGATCTGGGAAATATCCAACATGCTTCCTTCGCGGAGATCATAGATGGGGAGCGTGCAAGGCGCATCGTCGAAGGCTTCTCCCGCCGGGAGGCGGTCGAAGAGCTGTGCCGCCGCTGCGGTTACCGCAAGCGATTTGGCTGA
- a CDS encoding DUF4317 domain-containing protein translates to MNAKDIAYIRRQFKLDNDRLRVFDIFHVYIMKESSEIYHHECQPFALLERDQQELFMGNFKKVLSGRLDEKLFELHFRTETGTVTELEAGAEHPAGNHSKNHSENHSRRILYQALQAQDVEEWKEQMLRLVDKMLTDFQFAKDTVITFIRGEVYKPAKKREEVTEEYEQDEGYAAKFILCSINTTEQPPKTLVFDYISREFKYQVTVDPIIKLAKPQGGFLYPCVQDGYADVNHVLYAAEKANQPDLRMVEEVLDAELPLTAQQDKEVFEEIVREVAGEELEPSTLAQVYEEIKQYIDEHEEEDEPPKLDVQDVERVLVVSGVEDVTAEKVERAFELVTDDRNYELKAANVLPKFSSKSIKIETQAATIAIRPEDLKYIKQVNMRGKRCLVIEIDEDIVIEGFAIKTEDWE, encoded by the coding sequence GTGAATGCTAAGGATATCGCTTATATACGCAGACAGTTTAAACTGGACAACGACCGATTGCGTGTATTTGATATTTTCCATGTGTATATTATGAAGGAAAGCAGCGAGATCTATCATCACGAATGCCAGCCTTTCGCTCTGTTGGAGCGGGATCAGCAGGAACTCTTCATGGGCAATTTCAAAAAGGTGCTCTCCGGACGCCTGGACGAGAAGCTGTTCGAACTCCACTTCCGGACGGAGACTGGAACGGTAACAGAGCTGGAAGCTGGGGCGGAGCACCCGGCGGGGAACCATTCAAAGAACCATTCAGAGAACCATTCGCGCCGCATACTCTATCAAGCTCTGCAGGCACAGGATGTCGAAGAGTGGAAGGAGCAGATGCTGAGGCTCGTAGACAAAATGCTCACGGACTTCCAGTTTGCCAAGGATACCGTTATCACTTTCATCCGGGGGGAGGTCTATAAGCCGGCTAAGAAGCGGGAGGAGGTAACAGAAGAATATGAGCAGGATGAAGGGTACGCGGCAAAATTCATCCTATGCTCGATCAACACGACGGAGCAGCCTCCTAAGACCCTCGTCTTCGATTACATCAGCAGGGAATTCAAATATCAGGTGACCGTCGATCCGATCATCAAGCTCGCCAAGCCGCAGGGCGGGTTCCTGTATCCATGTGTTCAGGATGGGTATGCTGATGTGAACCATGTTTTGTACGCTGCGGAGAAGGCGAATCAACCGGATCTGCGCATGGTCGAAGAGGTGCTGGATGCAGAGCTTCCCTTGACGGCTCAGCAGGATAAGGAAGTATTCGAAGAGATCGTGAGAGAAGTAGCCGGCGAGGAGCTGGAACCGAGTACGCTTGCTCAGGTGTACGAGGAGATCAAGCAGTATATCGATGAGCATGAGGAGGAAGATGAGCCGCCGAAGCTGGACGTACAGGATGTGGAGCGGGTGCTGGTCGTAAGCGGCGTGGAGGATGTAACGGCGGAGAAGGTGGAACGGGCCTTCGAGCTGGTGACGGACGATCGCAACTATGAGCTCAAAGCCGCCAACGTCCTGCCGAAGTTCTCCTCCAAATCGATCAAGATCGAAACGCAGGCTGCGACGATTGCGATTCGCCCGGAAGACCTGAAGTATATCAAACAAGTGAATATGCGGGGGAAACGCTGCCTCGTCATCGAGATCGACGAGGATATCGTGATCGAGGGCTTTGCGATCAAGACTGAGGATTGGGAATAA
- a CDS encoding alpha-glucosidase/alpha-galactosidase, with product MSKITFLGAGSTVFAKNILGDVMLTPALQGFELALFDIDHERLNDSYQMLENLKQTTGSTCRVKAYTDRKEALRGAKYVINAIQVGGYDPCTITDFEVPKRYGLRQTIGDTVGIGGIFRNLRTIPVMLDFARDIQEVCPDALFLNYTNPMAVLTNVMITHGGVKTVGLCHSVQICVPFLFRDLGMDPEGVQAKIAGINHMAWLLEVTKDGVDLYPEIKRRAAEKQKQPHHDMVRYEIMFKFGYYVTESSEHNAEYHPYFIKRSYPELIEKLNIPLDEYPRRCVAQIEGWKKMRDDLVNNKQLTHERTNEYASYIMEAIETNVPFRIAGNVMNTGLITNLPSNACVEVPCLVDRNGIQPTYVGALPPQLAALNMTNINTQLLTIEAAITGKKEHIYHAAMLDPHTASELSLDDIVSLCDDMIEAHGDWLPKFT from the coding sequence ATGAGCAAAATCACTTTTTTAGGAGCAGGAAGCACCGTGTTCGCTAAGAACATTCTAGGAGATGTGATGCTCACTCCGGCTCTGCAAGGATTCGAACTAGCATTATTCGATATCGATCACGAGCGACTGAACGATTCTTATCAGATGTTGGAGAACCTGAAACAAACAACGGGCTCCACATGCCGAGTCAAAGCCTATACCGATCGCAAAGAAGCGCTCCGCGGCGCCAAGTATGTGATCAACGCGATTCAAGTCGGCGGCTACGACCCATGTACGATCACTGACTTCGAAGTGCCCAAACGCTACGGTCTGCGGCAGACGATCGGCGATACCGTCGGCATCGGAGGCATTTTCCGCAATCTTAGAACGATCCCTGTGATGCTTGACTTTGCAAGGGATATCCAGGAGGTCTGCCCAGACGCCCTGTTCTTGAATTACACCAATCCGATGGCCGTGCTCACCAATGTTATGATCACCCACGGCGGTGTGAAAACTGTCGGACTCTGTCACAGCGTGCAGATCTGCGTACCGTTCTTGTTTCGCGACCTCGGCATGGATCCGGAGGGCGTACAGGCGAAGATCGCCGGCATCAACCATATGGCATGGCTTCTAGAAGTAACGAAGGACGGCGTGGACCTGTATCCAGAGATCAAGCGGCGCGCAGCCGAGAAACAAAAACAACCCCACCATGACATGGTGCGCTACGAGATCATGTTCAAATTCGGTTACTATGTAACGGAATCCTCCGAGCATAACGCGGAGTATCATCCGTATTTTATCAAGCGCAGCTATCCGGAGCTGATCGAGAAGCTGAACATCCCGCTCGATGAATATCCGCGCCGCTGCGTCGCTCAGATCGAGGGCTGGAAGAAGATGCGGGATGATCTCGTGAACAATAAGCAGCTCACCCACGAGCGTACGAACGAATATGCATCCTACATCATGGAAGCGATCGAAACGAACGTGCCGTTCAGAATCGCCGGCAATGTGATGAACACCGGCTTGATCACCAATCTGCCGTCCAATGCCTGCGTAGAAGTTCCCTGCTTAGTCGACCGCAACGGCATCCAGCCGACGTATGTTGGTGCACTGCCGCCGCAGCTGGCTGCGCTCAATATGACGAATATCAATACGCAGCTGCTGACGATCGAAGCGGCCATTACCGGCAAGAAAGAACATATCTATCACGCAGCCATGCTCGATCCTCATACCGCTTCGGAACTTTCACTGGACGATATTGTCTCCTTGTGCGATGATATGATTGAAGCTCATGGGGATTGGCTGCCGAAGTTTACTTAA
- a CDS encoding putative RNA methyltransferase yields MTDKYQRARRYQQFEGIFRCPICEERMQLVEFKSMICPHRHTFDLSKHGHLNLAVQPSNSLYTKELFQARHRILTESAMYTRLHQTLQTLIEQEAGAAQESCLIADMGCGEGSHLNSILSASKAPNLYGIGLDLAKEGILMAAKRYKDAMWVVGDLANSPLADHTVQVILNILSPANYKEFRRVLVPGGLVVKVVPRTGYLKELREALFDDQEKLDYSNDETVSLFEKQIDLLDVIQLQDTITLDEQQLQDLTRMTPLAWSAEPERVEAFCKQGASEITIDLDILVGRV; encoded by the coding sequence GTGACGGACAAATATCAACGCGCACGGCGGTATCAACAATTCGAGGGCATCTTCCGCTGCCCGATCTGCGAAGAAAGGATGCAGCTGGTGGAGTTTAAGAGCATGATCTGTCCGCACCGGCATACCTTCGATCTGTCCAAGCATGGGCACTTGAACCTGGCGGTGCAGCCCTCGAACAGTTTGTATACGAAGGAACTGTTTCAAGCAAGGCACCGGATCTTGACGGAGAGTGCGATGTACACGCGTTTGCATCAGACCCTGCAGACGCTGATTGAGCAGGAAGCGGGTGCGGCGCAGGAATCTTGCCTCATCGCTGATATGGGGTGCGGGGAAGGTTCGCATCTGAACAGCATCTTGTCTGCTTCGAAGGCGCCGAACCTGTACGGCATCGGCCTCGACCTCGCTAAGGAAGGCATCCTCATGGCGGCCAAACGGTACAAAGATGCCATGTGGGTGGTGGGGGACCTTGCGAACTCTCCCTTAGCTGACCACACGGTGCAGGTGATCCTGAACATCCTGTCGCCGGCGAACTATAAGGAATTCAGACGGGTGCTCGTGCCGGGCGGGCTGGTCGTGAAAGTGGTGCCGCGGACGGGGTATCTTAAGGAATTAAGAGAAGCCTTGTTCGATGACCAGGAGAAGCTGGATTACAGCAACGATGAGACGGTCTCCCTCTTCGAGAAGCAGATCGATCTGCTCGATGTCATCCAACTGCAGGATACCATCACTCTGGATGAGCAGCAGTTGCAAGACCTCACTCGTATGACACCGCTGGCTTGGTCCGCGGAACCGGAGAGGGTGGAGGCTTTCTGCAAGCAGGGCGCCTCCGAGATCACCATTGATCTGGATATCCTCGTCGGACGGGTGTAG
- a CDS encoding sugar-binding domain-containing protein: MLYPITTDSRTVLDLSGIWKFMIDDETKEIDVNQPLPAQELMAVPASFNDQAVLAEIRQHSGYVWYEREFTVAKALRDQRLVLRFGSATHEAWVYVNGQFVVHHKGGFTPFEAEINEYLVEGKNRLTVRISNILDHTTRGAVLS, from the coding sequence ATGTTGTATCCGATAACTACTGACAGCCGCACCGTACTGGATCTCAGCGGCATCTGGAAATTCATGATCGATGATGAAACCAAGGAAATTGATGTTAACCAACCATTACCTGCGCAAGAATTGATGGCCGTACCGGCTTCCTTCAATGATCAAGCGGTACTAGCCGAGATTCGCCAGCACAGCGGATATGTATGGTATGAGAGAGAATTCACCGTGGCGAAAGCGCTGCGTGATCAAAGATTGGTCCTGCGATTCGGATCGGCAACCCACGAAGCATGGGTCTATGTGAACGGCCAATTCGTCGTTCATCACAAGGGCGGGTTCACCCCCTTCGAAGCAGAGATCAACGAATACCTCGTCGAAGGCAAGAATCGCCTGACGGTACGCATCAGCAACATCTTAGACCACACAACTCGCGGTGCGGTTTTGTCCTAA
- the tyrS gene encoding tyrosine--tRNA ligase, with product MTNHSASASRLLEDLEYRGLIYQVTDREGLERKLAEGPISLYIGFDPTADSLHIGHLLPITVLRRFQEAGHNVIALVGGGTGMIGDPSGRSSERSLNSAEIVAQWTESLKQQLSRFLDFDRKTNPAKLVSNYDWLGPLDLITFLRDIGKNFTVNYMLAKESVSSRLETGISFTEFSYMILQAYDFYKLHKDHGVSLQVGGSDQWGNITAGLDLMGKMGGGEAYGLTLPLVTKSDGKKFGKSEGGAVWLDRSKTSAYQFYQFWINTDDNDVIKFLKYFTFLTPEQIAELEAELKQAPEKRVAQRELAREVTRFVHGDEAVTAAENITRALFSGNIAELSEAELIEASQDMPTAVITGQEETGLIDLLIETKAAPSRRQARQDIESGAISVNGERVSSIDAVITAEQRLHGKFVVLRRGKKNYYLVRFE from the coding sequence ATGACGAATCATTCTGCATCAGCAAGCCGGCTTCTGGAGGACCTGGAATACCGCGGTCTGATCTACCAAGTAACGGACCGCGAAGGTTTGGAGCGCAAACTGGCCGAGGGGCCGATCAGCTTATACATCGGTTTTGACCCGACGGCGGACAGCTTGCATATCGGCCATCTGCTGCCGATCACTGTGCTGCGCCGCTTCCAGGAAGCAGGGCATAACGTCATCGCTCTCGTAGGAGGCGGGACGGGCATGATCGGCGATCCGAGCGGCCGATCTTCTGAGCGTTCCTTGAATTCCGCTGAGATCGTTGCGCAGTGGACAGAGAGCCTGAAGCAGCAGTTATCGCGCTTCCTGGACTTCGATCGCAAGACCAATCCGGCGAAGCTCGTCAGCAACTACGACTGGCTTGGACCGCTGGATCTGATCACCTTCCTGCGCGATATCGGCAAGAACTTCACGGTTAACTACATGCTGGCGAAGGAATCGGTCAGCTCGCGCCTGGAGACGGGCATCTCCTTCACCGAATTCAGCTATATGATCCTGCAGGCATATGACTTCTACAAACTGCATAAGGATCACGGCGTCAGCCTGCAGGTAGGCGGCAGCGACCAGTGGGGGAATATTACGGCGGGACTTGATCTCATGGGCAAGATGGGCGGCGGAGAAGCATACGGTCTCACCCTTCCTCTTGTCACGAAGAGCGACGGGAAGAAATTCGGCAAGTCCGAGGGCGGCGCTGTCTGGCTGGACCGCAGCAAAACATCGGCCTACCAGTTCTATCAGTTCTGGATCAACACCGACGACAACGACGTCATCAAGTTCTTAAAATATTTCACCTTCCTGACGCCGGAGCAGATCGCGGAACTCGAGGCGGAGCTGAAACAGGCGCCGGAGAAACGGGTTGCTCAGCGGGAACTGGCGCGGGAAGTGACGCGCTTCGTACACGGCGATGAGGCGGTGACAGCTGCGGAGAACATCACCCGCGCCCTCTTCTCCGGGAATATCGCGGAACTCAGCGAAGCGGAGCTCATCGAAGCTTCCCAAGACATGCCGACTGCGGTCATCACCGGCCAAGAGGAGACGGGGCTGATCGACCTCTTGATTGAGACGAAGGCGGCGCCTTCCCGCCGGCAGGCGCGGCAGGATATCGAGAGCGGAGCGATCTCCGTCAACGGGGAGAGGGTGAGCAGCATCGACGCCGTGATCACGGCTGAACAGCGGCTGCACGGCAAGTTCGTTGTCCTCCGCCGCGGCAAGAAGAACTACTACCTGGTGCGGTTTGAATAA
- a CDS encoding GNAT family N-acetyltransferase has product MITVTGDYSMRRSPADQESELRLVEPSLRDQEAYSEMIREWEAAGEKMEPFVLRMDHSNFAEYLKILHDMKVQPTGAKKTVNSSTYWLVNGSGEVLGAVNIRHRLNEHLLKIGGHIGIGIRPSARRLGYGTRMLEMAMGKAKELGIERLLLTCDEHNDAARKLIEKCGGMLENKTFFSGKMICRYWIDVVR; this is encoded by the coding sequence GTGATTACGGTGACAGGCGATTACTCCATGCGGAGATCGCCGGCTGATCAAGAGTCGGAATTGAGGCTGGTTGAGCCTTCGCTTCGCGATCAAGAGGCGTACTCGGAGATGATCCGGGAATGGGAGGCTGCGGGGGAGAAGATGGAGCCCTTCGTGCTGCGAATGGATCATTCGAACTTCGCGGAATATCTGAAGATCCTGCATGATATGAAAGTCCAGCCGACGGGTGCAAAAAAAACGGTAAACAGTTCTACTTACTGGCTTGTTAATGGCTCAGGAGAGGTGCTTGGCGCGGTGAACATCAGGCATCGGTTGAATGAGCATCTGCTCAAAATCGGCGGCCATATCGGGATCGGCATCAGACCGAGTGCGCGCAGGCTCGGTTACGGCACCCGCATGCTGGAGATGGCAATGGGGAAAGCTAAGGAATTAGGTATAGAAAGGTTGCTCCTTACCTGCGATGAGCATAACGATGCTGCCCGGAAGTTGATTGAGAAATGCGGCGGGATGCTGGAGAATAAGACTTTCTTCAGCGGTAAAATGATCTGCCGATATTGGATTGATGTGGTGCGGTAG